A stretch of Treponema vincentii F0403 DNA encodes these proteins:
- the grdA gene encoding glycine/sarcosine/betaine reductase complex selenoprotein A — MELKGKKVIIIGDRDGIPGEAIKLCAETAGAEVVYAATECFVUTSAGAMDLENQKRVKNLAEKYGCENTVVLLGGAEAESSGLACETVTNGDPTFAGPLAGVSLGLLCYHVVEPEIKNQIDPKVYEEQISMMEMVLDVPAIIAEVKEYREKYCKFLK; from the coding sequence ATGGAATTAAAAGGCAAAAAGGTCATCATCATCGGTGACCGCGACGGCATTCCCGGGGAAGCCATAAAGCTTTGTGCTGAAACGGCGGGCGCTGAAGTTGTTTATGCGGCAACCGAATGCTTCGTCTGAACAAGCGCAGGCGCAATGGACTTGGAAAACCAAAAGCGGGTTAAAAATTTAGCTGAAAAGTACGGTTGCGAGAACACGGTAGTGCTTCTCGGCGGTGCCGAAGCTGAATCCTCAGGTCTTGCCTGTGAAACCGTTACAAACGGTGATCCTACTTTTGCAGGTCCGTTGGCAGGAGTCTCGTTGGGACTTTTGTGTTATCATGTGGTTGAACCGGAAATCAAAAATCAAATAGATCCTAAGGTCTATGAAGAACAGATCAGTATGATGGAAATGGTTCTTGATGTTCCTGCAATTATTGCGGAAGTTAAAGAATACCGTGAAAAGTACTGTAAGTTTTTAAAGTAA
- the trxA gene encoding thioredoxin TrxA, with protein sequence MVELTKDSFEQEVHGSKGVTLVDFWSQSCVPCKQLMPDVHAMADRYTGKVKFCSFDIGLGRRVAMKEQVLGLPSILIYVDGEKKEHLTGEGLNAKQIEDTLQKYL encoded by the coding sequence ATGGTTGAATTAACAAAAGATTCATTTGAACAAGAAGTTCATGGTTCCAAGGGTGTTACCTTGGTGGATTTCTGGTCTCAGTCTTGTGTACCGTGTAAGCAGTTGATGCCTGATGTCCATGCAATGGCAGACCGTTATACGGGAAAGGTAAAATTCTGCTCATTTGATATCGGACTTGGACGCAGAGTAGCAATGAAGGAACAGGTGCTCGGTCTTCCTTCAATTTTAATCTATGTTGACGGAGAAAAAAAAGAACACCTGACCGGCGAAGGTCTGAACGCCAAACAGATTGAAGATACACTTCAAAAATATCTGTAA
- the trxB gene encoding thioredoxin-disulfide reductase, giving the protein MIEKYDLIIVGGGPAGMAAGIYAARSKLKTVVLEQKRNTGGQCYITEEIENYPGFPEATGPSLSEAFHKHAEKFGVVFVNTGAEKLEKSSDSLHYIVHGTNGTDYEGLAVLIATGAGARTLGCKGEKEFSGKGVSYCATCDGAFFEECEIAVVGGGDAAVEEAMYLTKFADKVTIIHRRDELRAAKSIQEKAFANPKMAFKWNAVVDEVCGDGLVSHLKLRDTKTGEISDFKTEGLFVFIGHDPQTELVKDLVKLDEAGYIITNGRMETNVPGIYAAGDVIRKESRQVVTAAADGALAGIWAGNYIDDIKARQKLSK; this is encoded by the coding sequence ATGATCGAAAAGTATGATTTGATAATTGTTGGCGGCGGTCCTGCGGGAATGGCAGCTGGAATTTATGCAGCACGTTCAAAATTAAAGACCGTTGTCTTGGAACAAAAGCGGAATACAGGCGGTCAATGCTATATTACCGAAGAAATTGAGAATTACCCGGGCTTTCCTGAAGCAACCGGTCCGTCTCTTAGCGAGGCTTTCCATAAGCATGCCGAAAAGTTCGGTGTCGTCTTTGTGAATACGGGTGCGGAAAAACTTGAAAAGAGTAGTGATTCTCTTCATTATATTGTACATGGAACCAACGGAACCGACTATGAAGGGCTTGCGGTTTTGATTGCAACGGGCGCGGGAGCTCGAACACTCGGCTGTAAAGGTGAAAAAGAATTCAGCGGAAAAGGCGTTTCGTATTGCGCTACATGCGACGGCGCTTTCTTTGAAGAATGTGAGATCGCTGTTGTCGGCGGCGGAGATGCTGCCGTTGAAGAAGCAATGTATCTGACAAAGTTTGCCGATAAGGTAACAATTATCCACCGCCGCGATGAGTTGCGGGCTGCCAAATCTATTCAGGAAAAAGCGTTTGCCAATCCTAAGATGGCCTTTAAATGGAATGCCGTAGTAGACGAAGTATGCGGCGACGGGCTCGTTTCGCACCTTAAACTGCGGGATACGAAAACCGGAGAAATTTCAGATTTTAAGACCGAGGGATTGTTCGTATTTATCGGGCATGATCCTCAGACCGAACTGGTAAAAGACCTGGTAAAACTTGATGAAGCGGGTTATATTATTACCAACGGACGGATGGAAACCAATGTGCCCGGTATTTATGCCGCAGGCGATGTGATCCGTAAAGAATCCCGGCAGGTGGTTACTGCAGCAGCAGACGGAGCATTAGCCGGAATTTGGGCTGGTAACTATATTGATGACATAAAAGCACGTCAAAAGCTTTCTAAATAA
- a CDS encoding sugar ABC transporter permease, protein MRGTNYVKWYGNTLKIAVFNVLLTLAVCVTAAYIFSRFRFPLRKPLLASMIVLQMFPSFIGMVATYVLLWKINGLNTHWGLLLVYAAGSVPFNVWLMKGYFDTVPKSVEEAAHVDGAGSFTTYVKIVLPMVKPMIMFLALTSFTAPWMDFIFPRLILRSDDKKTLALGLFELINGRANDNFTMFAAGALLVAVPFTLLFMAGQKFLLKSLAAGAVKE, encoded by the coding sequence GTGCGCGGCACCAACTATGTTAAATGGTACGGCAATACCCTCAAAATTGCGGTGTTCAATGTTCTTTTGACCTTGGCTGTCTGCGTAACCGCCGCCTATATCTTTTCCCGTTTTAGGTTCCCGCTGCGAAAGCCGCTGCTCGCTTCTATGATTGTGCTGCAGATGTTCCCAAGTTTTATCGGAATGGTTGCAACGTATGTGCTGCTATGGAAGATAAACGGCTTAAATACCCATTGGGGGCTCCTTTTGGTATATGCGGCGGGCAGTGTGCCCTTTAACGTATGGCTGATGAAAGGCTATTTTGATACGGTACCGAAAAGCGTTGAAGAAGCCGCCCATGTCGACGGCGCCGGTTCGTTTACCACCTACGTGAAAATCGTACTGCCGATGGTAAAGCCGATGATTATGTTCCTTGCGCTTACCAGCTTTACCGCACCGTGGATGGACTTTATCTTCCCGCGCCTTATTTTGCGCAGCGATGATAAAAAGACCTTGGCGCTCGGCCTTTTCGAGCTGATTAACGGCCGCGCAAACGACAACTTTACGATGTTTGCCGCCGGAGCGCTGCTCGTAGCAGTGCCTTTTACGCTGCTGTTTATGGCAGGGCAGAAATTCCTGCTCAAGTCCCTTGCCGCCGGAGCGGTAAAAGAATAA